The window TGTTgtccaaaattatgaaaatgttattgAAGTTTACATCAATACAAATCATGGAGTTGGACACATGCTGTTCCAATACTAAGCTGACATGTATCTTTGAAAAgcgtttaaaaataattttatcatttttaatcggAAGGAATCGTACAAATTTACATGATTGCGCACAGACGAACATACATTTATAAGTACATTCCAAAAATTGagcaattatttttatataaactgattgtattcttaaaaaaatctctCTATATGATAAATTGGCAATTTTTATGGTTTGTTAGTGCATATAAATGTAGAGTTTGTACTGTGTTTATGATATTTAGAAAAGCTGCGAAGCACATGATACAAATTTTCACATAGAGCGTGTGTAAACAAAATaggaaatatttataatttttagttTCCTCAATAGTACAATTGTGTCCTTCAtggtatattttgtttgtatttagtTTGATTTCTGCTAACAAAATCAAAAGGAAGacagaaatgtaaaaaaaaaaatcatttactacttaaattaataattaaagttAAGTGAATACGCAGTAAAATGTGAGTTGTTACGCAAAGTACCTTTGTAGGCTATATTGTGCatcaaaatgttcaaatcatttatatctatTTACTTCAAAATTTACTACTACTATATGATGGATCCTTTTTTCCATTtgttctatacatgtacttaagatttatataattattaatatttgagGATTGTGAGAAATCTAGCAATAAAAGACATATGTGCTTAATGAGTTGTAAGAAACCGTAATTGTACCCTGTAATTATGGTTCATGATAAGCGGTTATGCCTGTAACAATTATACTATAcacaaatattacatgtaacttacaTGTAAACACATAACGTGAAATAAAATAGTATTCACACCTTCAAATTTATTTGATGAACGAAGTTTTCTTGAACGAAAAATATATCCACTTAGAATGTTTTTCCATGATATCAATGTCTTGTGACTGGTTTTAGACTAATGTTACTTTGAGGCACATAGATTCAAATTGGATgtacaaatcaaataaagtgAATTTTGATCTTAACACAAGTGATTAATCAACAATGGCTACAATTATACTGAATTATAACACATAATGTTTTTTGATAAAGGGCCATGAAGTGTGTTCTTTGATTTGTAACGAACTAATCCTGTGTATAATATAAGCATGAAGACAGCCAGAGAAAAGAGAGTTACAATCGCCGTTAGCATGTTCCGGAAAAGAGGAGCGCCCCCATGCTTCTGTGTTTTGATTCCTTGACAAGTGTGAGTGTCATTACGGTGGATGAATTGAGTCGATACATCTTTTGTAATTGAATCAAGAtctataagaaaataaatgtacatttttaaatgatacttgTAAGATTTACACAAGGAAACTCAATATTTACAAGCGatcatattttgatttgaatgaacattctttaaaaaaaccagTGATAGGTTTCTATACGAATAAAAAAGGAATACAATTTCCACTGTTAGCCAAACACttgatatatatacacaattcaTGTAATAACAGAAAAATCATGGAATGTTTTGCTGTTGATCACAAGTGCCTCCCATTAGCTATAGGTGGGTATATTTTATCTAGAAACAAGgatgtttataaatttttagcttacaatattaaaatgaatcaaACTTCATAAagttaaattcaaaacaaatgtttCTGTTACTTTTATTACCGTGTTATGACCGTCAAAATCTATGTACAGTGTAAACGATAATTTAGAAGTATTGTTGCAATGGCGAGGTACTGAGTATTTCAACAATGTGCAATATATTcgttttaatttattgtttgatAGTGTCGTTACTCtctttaaattatatttctgtgatgaatatttcaaaataacaacAACTACAAAAATAATGCATACCATTTTTCATCTTCAcagatgaaatgaaaatgtttgtgCTCTGTGGAAACGTTGTTGACTTATTAGTCCAATCTAAAAATAATAGAGCAGTATTTCAATTAGAGCGTGCTGGTTTAATACTGTTTTATGATTCTaggtaaaattattaaaaatttcaaaacgtCATTGACATACTCATTATATTTATCATACACCTGACTTACCGGGACAACCGTCAGCGGGATCACAATGATCCTCCGTGCAGGAACAGTTTGATAAGCAGTTGTGTCCGTATTGTGGGTACGGACATGGCATATCACAACGTGGTCCAGATGTACCAGCACGGCATCCTGAATATTAAGATTGATATTTGCAATAGGAAAGATTCATGACTTTTTGtgcatttgtttaaaaacaacatttggAATTTGGTTTTAAAAGCTATGTTCAATATATTACATAAAACTGACCAATGCAtctattttctattttattccAGAAATATCCAGGACAACACTCAACAATTCCTCCCGtactgatataaaaaaaaatgaaaaaaaagtgttgGCATATCTTTTCATATATGTACAGGCATGCATATATTCAGCAACAGTTGTTTAAAttacaatttgaaatttcaaaaatatatatctcaCCTTCTGCAGACATTCGCATGTAAGGTATCAATACACAAGAAAATAAACTGCACTACTTTCACTATCAATGCAGACGACTTCATAGTTTCGTTCAAGACAAGATAAAATAAGTTAATTTCCTGCAACATATCAATTGAATAActttcaataatttattttcaagtttttaatACGCGCTGTTCACTTCCTTTTCTACATAGATCGTCAAAGTTGATGTCAATGGTACGATTTCCTGAACATATTGAGTTGTATACCAGAATCAACTGACAAGTGCCTATGTAATAAgacaagcatatttttttttttgggggggggggtacattaTGCAAATTACAGGCGCCAGAGTCGATCAAAATCCCTCGATCtgaaaaaagttatatttgTTAACGCTTCTATCAATTACGGGTACATTTCAAGTTCGCCACATTTTTTGCATACTTCCCAAACCGTTCCAATCAATTAAAGAAACTTCCATAACACCTTAGTGCCTTAGAAAGAAACCAGCGCTTTATTTAACCAGATCAATTTGAAACCTTGAACATTTATATGGGATATCACATAATTTCAAGTTACATTGTATAAcgaaaacaaaacatatttcattttgtaagAGTTTTCTAACCATTTGGTTTTTTGTGAGTAAAATCGTCTTTTTCTGTTGTATACCAGAATGAAAGTTAAGCAAATAGGAAAATTGCTGAGCAATAATAGCATACCATGTTAAGTAAAGTAACAGCAGACATGTTTGAAGCCGAACTCGATCAGAGTAATCAGGAACTTAAGCATACATATAACAAGATATGATAAGTGAAGAAAGTGCCCAAGGAATTAACTAATAATGTATTATCTGCAAAATTCCGAAATTTCGTTAAGTCGTAGGTTGTTCTACTGTCGTTTAGTAGatcaacgttattttttttctacatagtCCAACTAAacgtaaaacatttcaaacgtAATGATTATATTTGTGTGACTTCGACATTAATTCaagcagatatacatgtaatcgcTGTCGACTCAATGTggcaaattcaaattaaatcaataaaaacagcttaaaacaaattgtgttgttcgaaataaaaaaaaattagctgaaaatatgtatcaaaGAGATGTTTGATAATGCCAGTGTTACCTTTTAAATAATCGCGATACGTACTGCGGTGTTGATATAATGTAAG is drawn from Crassostrea angulata isolate pt1a10 chromosome 5, ASM2561291v2, whole genome shotgun sequence and contains these coding sequences:
- the LOC128183230 gene encoding uncharacterized protein LOC128183230 isoform X1 → MKSSALIVKVVQFIFLCIDTLHANVCRSTGGIVECCPGYFWNKIENRCIGCRAGTSGPRCDMPCPYPQYGHNCLSNCSCTEDHCDPADGCPDWTNKSTTFPQSTNIFISSVKMKNDLDSITKDVSTQFIHRNDTHTCQGIKTQKHGGAPLFRNMLTAIVTLFSLAVFMLILYTGLVRYKSKNTLHGPLSKNIMCYNSV
- the LOC128183230 gene encoding platelet endothelial aggregation receptor 1-like isoform X2, yielding MKSSALIVKVVQFIFLCIDTLHANVCRSTGGIVECCPGYFWNKIENRCIGCRAGTSGPRCDMPCPYPQYGHNCLSNCSCTEDHCDPADGCPDWTNKSTTFPQSTNIFISSVKMKNDKTKKQNVAWDMFGMRLLEIAQPAMMVI